The Thalassomonas actiniarum genome contains the following window.
AGGAGCCAAATGGGCGGGCAAGGCCAAGTATATCGACAGCACCATCTATCGTAATGACGGTGCAGGTTATGGCAAGCCCGGCTACAGCCATTTATATGTAGTGCCGGCAAACGGCGGCACCCCCAGGGAAATTACCGGGGGCAATTATCACCATAACGGTACTATCAGCTGGTCGGCAGACAGCGAGCAGCTGATTTTCTCTGCCAACCGTCACGACGACTGGGAATACCGTCCGCTGGAGTCGGATATTTACCAGGTGTCGGTAAAAGACGGCAGCATCAAGGCGCTCACCAGCCGCTCGGGTCCGGATAGCCAACCGGTGATCAGTCCCAAAGGCGATAAAATCGCGTATTTGAGCTTTGAAGACACGAAAATGTCCAGTCAGAATTTAGACCTGTACGTAATGGACAAAGACGGCAGCAATGCGGTTAACCTGACGGAAACACTCGACCGTAATATCCAGGATCTTCAGTGGTCAACGGACGGTAAAGGTATTTATTTCTCTTATGACGACCATGGCCTGCGCCGGGTCAGTTATGTCAATATGTCCGGTAAGCGGCGCGAGCTGGATATTGAACTCGGCGGTTTATTCCTTGGCCGCCCTTATACCTCGGGTAACTTCCGCGCCGGGAAAAACGGCGCTTTAGTCTATACCAAAGGGGATGCCAGCCGGCCGTCTGATCTGGTGTTTAGAAAACGCCAGGGCCATGAAACGGTATTAACCCGCTTAAATGAAGATTTGTTGGGGCATAAATCCCTGGCCGAGGTGAAAGCCTTGACGGTAAAATCTTCTGTTGACGGCCGTGATATCGAGTCTTGGATCGCTTTGCCGCCGGGCTTTGATGCCAAGAAAAAATACCCGCTGATACTGGAAATCCACGGCGGTCCCCATGCCGCCTATGGCCCTAACTTTGCCGCCGAGTTGCAACTGATGGCCGCCAAAGGTTATGTCGTGGTATGGGCCAACCCCAGGGGCAGTACATCCTATGGTAAGGACTTTGCCAATTTGATCCATCACGACTATCCCTCCAAGGATTATAACGATTTAATGGATGTGGTTGACGGCGTGATTGGCCAGGGCTATATCGATGAACAGGAGCTGTTTGTTACCGGCGGCTCCGGCGGTGGGGTCCTGACTTCCTGGATTGTCGGTAAAACCGATCGCTTCCGCGCCGCCGTGGTGGTAAAACCTGTGATCAACTGGCTCAGCTTTAGCCTGACCGCAGATTATTACCCCTATTTCAGCCAGTACTGGATGCCGGGCAAACCCTGGGAGCAGGTGGAGCATTTATGGAAGCATTCGCCGTTATCCCTGGTGGGCAATGTCAAAACCCCGACCATGCTGATGACGGGAGAGCAGGACTACCGCACCCCCATGAGTGAAACCGAGCAATACTATCAGGCATTAAAATTACAAAAAGTCGATACCGCCATGGTGCGTATTCCCAAAGCCAGCCATGGCATTTATGCCCGGCCCAGTAATTTTATCCAGAAAGTCGGTCATATTCTTGCCTGGTTTGAAAAGTACCGTGATGCCGATAGCAAGCCAGGTCAGGAATAAGGGTAAACAAGTGACAGGTTAGCAAGCCAATTGCAGCCTGCTAAAATGTCTGAGAAAATGCCGGTAAGCTGTGCTTGCCGGCATTTTTTATAGGCCGGAATTAGGGTGAACTTTACCGGGAAGAGGTCCGGTAAGCATTAAAAGCAAAAGAAGGAAAAGTCATGTCAACCGATAACCAAGCCATGAACATAGCCCTGCTGGGAGAAGATGTATTACGCCAAACGGCACAAGCCGTAGAGGATTTTTCAGATGCGGGATTGGCCGCTTTTATCGCAAAATTAAAGCAAGCCATGCTGGCGGCCGGTGGTATCGGCATTGCCGCCCCCCAGGTGTTTGACCCAAGAGCGGTTATGATCATTGCCTCAAAAGCGAATGAGCGCTATCCGGATGCGCCGGATATGTTGCCTGTGGTGATGATCAATCCGACAATTATCTCCTGTTCGCCCGAAATGGAAAAAGGTTGGGAAGGTTGTCTCAGCGTGCCGAAATTAAGGGGGCTGGTGCCCAGACACAGGCAAGTGACTTTTAGTTATCAGGATGAACAAGGGACAGAGCATTGCCTTACCTGGCAGGGATTTTTAGCACGCATTTTTCAACACGAATATGATCATCTCACGGGAAAAGTCTGGCTCGACCGGGTAGAGTCAATGGCAGATGTGATTGCCGAAGAGGTGTATTTTTCCCGGTTACAGGCAAACAGGTGATCACTTATCTTATCTTTGCAGGGGGCCCTTTATGGCCTTGAGTGAAGCAGCCAGGTGTTGACCTGCTAAAATGGTAGTAAAGCTACTCCCATGTTTTAGCTGTTTTACATGACTTTTTCCCGAGGCATTATGACCCGCAATAATCAGCGTATATTTGCCATTTTGATATTGTTGATTTTATTGTTTGTCATCTCCTGCCAGGTTTATTCTGCAACTTCGCAGCCGGCACCGCAGGCCCCGGAGCATCCTGAACTTCTGGTATTGTCCCACCCGTTTCCCCCCTGGCAGTTTTATAACGAACAAACCGGACAGGTGGACGGCATTAATGTCGATATTGTTAAATATATTTTTGCCAAGATGAAAATACCGGTCAAATTTGTCGAACAGCCCTGGTCCAGTGCCTGGAATACCATTAAAAAAGGGCAGGCGGAAGCCATTATGTCGGCTTCACGCAAAACCCCGAGAAAACCCTTTTTGTGGTATCCCCGGGAAGATCTTTGGGTCAGCGAATATGTGTTTTTTGTTAAAAAATCTAAAAAGCGGCCGCTGCTGGGTAGCTACGCCGAGATGAAAAAGCTTGAGGCAAAAATTGGTATCGTCAACGGCTATTCCTACCATAAAAGTTTCTGGTCCGCTTTTCCCTATCAAAACGGGGCTGCCAGTTATATACCCGATAACCGGGATTATCATCAACAGCTATATGGTGTCCGGACACCTGAATTGCTGTTTAAAATGATCGAATTTGAGCGCATGGATGTGGTACTCAATGACAAATCCATAGGCCTGTACCTGATCAATACCCTCGGCTTGCAGGACAGCATAAGCTACTATGATAATGTTTTGTTTTTTAAAGGTTATCCTATGCCGTTTGCCAAGATGTCGAATTACCCGGGGTTAAAGGGGATTGCCGAACGTTTCGAGCAGCTACTGCTTGAGAGCAAACGCGATGGCAGTTATCAAAAGCTGGTGGATAACTGGCTACTGCGCAATGGCTTGATGTTATAACCGCCTTGTTTTTAGCGTTGGCGAATTAGGTGAAAGGCAAAAAATACCCGGCTTTAAGCCGGGTATTGTTGTTAAACATTAGCTATCAGGTCCGGGCTAAGAAAGTGTTTATAAAAAGTAATTAAACTGCATAGAAAGCACATAGGCCTTGATGGCATAATCTGCCTGATATTCGGACTGATAAATACGATTGTCCCGGGCATTGTATTCGTGATCCAACACCGAAGAGTCATCCATAAACATCATACCGGCGGCAAAGTCGGCACTCCATTTTTTCTGGGACTGATAATGCAAACCTAAGGTGAGCCAGCTCCTGTCATCGGACGGAATACGGGCGCTGCGGTACTTGCTGTCAACCGGTGAAAAATCGCGTGCGAAACCGGTTTTTAAGGTGAGCTTGTCGGAATATCGGTAGGTCGCTCCCAGGGCATAAGCCCAGGTATTATGCCAGTATTCGGGAATATAGCCGATATAATCTTCACTGTTTAAGTTTTCCGGCATCTGGGTGCTGGTACTGATGGTTTTCTCGCTTGCCTGTTTGACATCCGACATTATGGTGATATCGGTGAACTGGCTCCACTCGGTCCAGGTAGCACTGAACTGGAAAGATAAGGCTTTAGTAAATTGATGGTCCAGGCTGATGACAACGCTTTGCGGGGTATGCAATTTCAGCCTGGACGCTTCTTTTTTCGGCGCATTGATCGCCTGTTTTCCTGTGGTTAAATCTATCGCCGGTAACTTTTGTCCGTTGACTACGCCGGCAATGGTCGGCACTGTCCAATATTGCTCCGGGTTCTGGCTGTAGGGCACAAATTCACCACTGAGGGGAGTGTTATAAATGGTTGAGTCCCCTTTAAGGGTATAGTCGACCTCAGAATGGTAGCTCAGGGCAAGTTTAAGTTGATCTGTGATGGCGTAATGCAAACCTAAGGTATAACCCGGCTGAATATCGTCGCCTTTTACCTGGTAAACACTGTCACAATAAGCGTCCTGGGCAACATCGGTAAAGGCGCCGCCGCTGAGCTGGGCATAGGTATTATTGATATTTGCGCCCAGCTCGCATAAGCCGCCGTGATCTTTGTATTTGCTTAAAGTCCCTTTGGCGTAATTGAGGGCTAAGGCGCCGCCGACGGATAATTTGTCCGTCAACTGATAGCTGAGTGCTCCTTGCAGTGCGACGACGTCTAATGCAGTTTTTTGGGCAAAATAACGGCCGACAAAGTCATGGTCATAATCGCTTTTGGTGCCAAAAGGCACCGCCAGGGAGAGGCCCACTCCCAGCTTTTCACTTAATGGCTGGTAATAATGAAAGTGGGGGATAGCACTGATGCCGCCGATATCATCACTTTGCGGGCCGCTTACCGGCATACCGGCTGCGCTGCTGGCCCGGGCATTACGGTATTTGCCGTCAACATCTATCAGGTTGATGCCGAAAGAATATTGCGCCTGCTTGAGATGGATCAGCGCCGCCGGATTGGTAAAACCGACACTGGCATCACTAATCTGTGCACCGCGCCCGGCATAGGCATTGCCCATGGCGCTGGTGGACTGTTCATATAATTTATACCCCGCGGCGTTTACCCCGGCGGTGAAGGTGCTGGAAACGGCCAGTGCCGTTAAGGCAACTTTTATCTTGTGATTGGTCATTTTATCGTTATTTTTAGAGTAAATACTTAAAGTGGCGGCAATATAGCTAAACTGGTCGGATATGTAAAAAGAAGATAGCGACAGGGCAAGTGAACGCTGTTATTTTGTCCTTAAAGCTTTTAAATAATGAGCAAGCGCTTAAAATAAAATCAGCAGGTCAATTTTGGCATGCCGGTAAGGTTTTCGTGCCGGTGATAGTCGTTAATCTGGATGAGAGCAAAAATATATGCCTGCTTTTCCCTGCGATATCTGTTCAAATGCCTTTCAAGTTTTAAGTTCTGGTCTAGACTTTTTCTTAACAAGAAAAAGGAAGCGATTATGTCCTCAATTATGCCCTCAATACGAATACTTACTGCCATGATTTTAACTTTACCCTTAGTCCTGACCGGCTGTGCCTCTATGGGCGAGGGGACTAAGGCGGAAAAACAGCAGCAAATCCTCAAAATGAAAGACAGCGTACTCACGCAGCTGTTTGCGAAAAAGCCCGATACCCGGGCGCAAATTAATGCCGCCCCCGGATATGCGGTGTTTAGCAACGCCAGCATTAATTTATTATTGGTGTCGGCCGGTACGGGTTATGGTGTGGTTAAAAACCGTAGTACCGGCCACTATACCTATATGAATATGGCCGAAGGCGGTGTCGGTTTAGGTTTGGGGGCGAAAGATTACCGCCTGGTGTTGGTTTTTCATAATAGCCGGGCGATAAATGAGTTCATCGACAGTGGCTGGAGTTTTGGCGGCCATGCCGATGCCGCCGCCAAGGCCGCTGATAAAGGGGCATCGGTGGAAGGCGAAGCCCATTATGGTGATGTGACGGTATATTCTTTTACCGAAAGCGGCTTAGCCTTGCAAGCGACGGTGAAGGGCATTAAGTT
Protein-coding sequences here:
- a CDS encoding S9 family peptidase, which encodes MASNNKTTLVTSLKGLALAVMTLTATSAMAEHQGAADKAQMLDYKDIFELEYAASPRLSPDGQTLIYERRSMDIMSDGTRTNLWQVDINGNNHKPLLSGKASYRMARFSPDGKRLAYISSVEGKSQLYVRWLDSGQTARITNLLQSPGDISWSPDGQWLAFSMFKKGKGTTLFKDMPEKPKGAKWAGKAKYIDSTIYRNDGAGYGKPGYSHLYVVPANGGTPREITGGNYHHNGTISWSADSEQLIFSANRHDDWEYRPLESDIYQVSVKDGSIKALTSRSGPDSQPVISPKGDKIAYLSFEDTKMSSQNLDLYVMDKDGSNAVNLTETLDRNIQDLQWSTDGKGIYFSYDDHGLRRVSYVNMSGKRRELDIELGGLFLGRPYTSGNFRAGKNGALVYTKGDASRPSDLVFRKRQGHETVLTRLNEDLLGHKSLAEVKALTVKSSVDGRDIESWIALPPGFDAKKKYPLILEIHGGPHAAYGPNFAAELQLMAAKGYVVVWANPRGSTSYGKDFANLIHHDYPSKDYNDLMDVVDGVIGQGYIDEQELFVTGGSGGGVLTSWIVGKTDRFRAAVVVKPVINWLSFSLTADYYPYFSQYWMPGKPWEQVEHLWKHSPLSLVGNVKTPTMLMTGEQDYRTPMSETEQYYQALKLQKVDTAMVRIPKASHGIYARPSNFIQKVGHILAWFEKYRDADSKPGQE
- the def gene encoding peptide deformylase produces the protein MSTDNQAMNIALLGEDVLRQTAQAVEDFSDAGLAAFIAKLKQAMLAAGGIGIAAPQVFDPRAVMIIASKANERYPDAPDMLPVVMINPTIISCSPEMEKGWEGCLSVPKLRGLVPRHRQVTFSYQDEQGTEHCLTWQGFLARIFQHEYDHLTGKVWLDRVESMADVIAEEVYFSRLQANR
- a CDS encoding substrate-binding periplasmic protein; this encodes MTFSRGIMTRNNQRIFAILILLILLFVISCQVYSATSQPAPQAPEHPELLVLSHPFPPWQFYNEQTGQVDGINVDIVKYIFAKMKIPVKFVEQPWSSAWNTIKKGQAEAIMSASRKTPRKPFLWYPREDLWVSEYVFFVKKSKKRPLLGSYAEMKKLEAKIGIVNGYSYHKSFWSAFPYQNGAASYIPDNRDYHQQLYGVRTPELLFKMIEFERMDVVLNDKSIGLYLINTLGLQDSISYYDNVLFFKGYPMPFAKMSNYPGLKGIAERFEQLLLESKRDGSYQKLVDNWLLRNGLML
- a CDS encoding OmpP1/FadL family transporter encodes the protein MTNHKIKVALTALAVSSTFTAGVNAAGYKLYEQSTSAMGNAYAGRGAQISDASVGFTNPAALIHLKQAQYSFGINLIDVDGKYRNARASSAAGMPVSGPQSDDIGGISAIPHFHYYQPLSEKLGVGLSLAVPFGTKSDYDHDFVGRYFAQKTALDVVALQGALSYQLTDKLSVGGALALNYAKGTLSKYKDHGGLCELGANINNTYAQLSGGAFTDVAQDAYCDSVYQVKGDDIQPGYTLGLHYAITDQLKLALSYHSEVDYTLKGDSTIYNTPLSGEFVPYSQNPEQYWTVPTIAGVVNGQKLPAIDLTTGKQAINAPKKEASRLKLHTPQSVVISLDHQFTKALSFQFSATWTEWSQFTDITIMSDVKQASEKTISTSTQMPENLNSEDYIGYIPEYWHNTWAYALGATYRYSDKLTLKTGFARDFSPVDSKYRSARIPSDDRSWLTLGLHYQSQKKWSADFAAGMMFMDDSSVLDHEYNARDNRIYQSEYQADYAIKAYVLSMQFNYFL
- a CDS encoding YSC84-related protein, encoding MPSIRILTAMILTLPLVLTGCASMGEGTKAEKQQQILKMKDSVLTQLFAKKPDTRAQINAAPGYAVFSNASINLLLVSAGTGYGVVKNRSTGHYTYMNMAEGGVGLGLGAKDYRLVLVFHNSRAINEFIDSGWSFGGHADAAAKAADKGASVEGEAHYGDVTVYSFTESGLALQATVKGIKFWQDKALN